A single genomic interval of Anaeromicrobium sediminis harbors:
- the thiT gene encoding energy-coupled thiamine transporter ThiT → MKNSSTKKLIEGGIVIALAYVLSLVKIYQLPNGGSITAGSMVPILVYALRWGGGPGVFVGIVYGTIQFILGPKWSFHIVSILFDYSVAFGFLGLAGFFKGSLPKEMLGVFIGIFMRFAAHVVSGVVVWSSYAPEGVSPLTYSIIYNGSYLIPEIIISIFIYGLLHKPLKNMKY, encoded by the coding sequence ATGAAAAATTCTTCAACAAAGAAATTAATTGAAGGTGGTATAGTTATAGCTTTGGCATATGTACTTAGTCTTGTTAAAATATATCAACTTCCCAATGGCGGTTCTATAACAGCTGGTAGTATGGTTCCTATCTTAGTATATGCCCTAAGATGGGGAGGTGGACCGGGAGTTTTCGTTGGAATTGTATATGGTACAATACAATTCATATTAGGTCCTAAATGGTCTTTTCACATAGTATCAATTTTGTTTGATTATAGTGTTGCTTTTGGATTTTTAGGACTGGCTGGTTTCTTTAAGGGAAGTCTACCAAAGGAAATGCTAGGAGTGTTTATAGGTATATTTATGAGATTTGCAGCCCATGTAGTTTCTGGGGTTGTAGTATGGTCCTCTTATGCACCAGAGGGAGTAAGTCCCCTTACCTATTCAATTATATATAATGGTTCCTATTTGATACCTGAAATAATAATTTCAATATTCATATACGGACTTTTACATAAACCACTTAAAAATATGAAATATTAA